From a single Mycolicibacterium mengxianglii genomic region:
- the glmS gene encoding glutamine--fructose-6-phosphate transaminase (isomerizing), translating to MCGIVGYVGHRPAEDVVMGALRRMEYRGYDSAGLAVLDSDGRMTVQRKSGRLAHLEAEIAAAGLDSSAATTGLGHTRWATHGRPTDQNAHPHRDAGGKVAVVHNGIIENFGPLRAELESAGTEFVSDTDSEVAVHLVADAYESGVTAGDFLASALTVLRRLEGAYTLVFMHADHPDMIIAARRSTPLVVGVGEGEMFLGSDVAAFIEYTRDAVELGQDQVVVLTKDTYSVMNFDGSPATGTPFRIDWDLAAAEKGGYDYFMLKEIDEQPRAVADTLLGHFDAGRVVLDESRLSDQDLRDIEKVFVVGCGSAHHSGLVAKYAIEHWARISVEVELASEFRYRDPVLDQSTLVVAISQSGETADTLEALRHAKEQKARVLAVCNTNGSQIPREADAVLYTHAGPEIGVASTKAFLAQVTANYLVGLALAQARGTRSPEDIAASFADLAAMPSLIEEVLQDLEPVRGIARRLADSKTVLFLGRHVGYPLALEGALKLKELAYMHAEGFAAGELKHGPIALIDDGVPVMVIMPSPKGNPLLHRKMMSNIREIQARGARTVVIAESVDEAVRPFADDLIEIPVAPTLFQPLLSAVPLQIFAAEVARARGYDVDKPRNLAKSVTVE from the coding sequence ATGTGCGGAATAGTTGGATACGTCGGCCACCGGCCCGCCGAGGACGTCGTCATGGGCGCTCTGCGGAGGATGGAATATCGCGGATACGACTCAGCGGGGCTGGCTGTCCTCGACAGCGATGGACGGATGACCGTCCAACGCAAGTCGGGTCGGTTGGCCCATCTGGAAGCGGAAATTGCTGCGGCAGGATTGGATTCGTCAGCAGCTACCACAGGACTGGGCCATACGCGCTGGGCAACCCACGGGCGCCCCACTGATCAGAACGCTCATCCCCACCGCGATGCCGGCGGCAAGGTGGCGGTGGTGCACAACGGCATCATCGAGAACTTCGGGCCGCTGCGGGCAGAACTGGAGTCCGCGGGAACGGAGTTCGTCAGCGACACCGACAGCGAAGTGGCTGTGCATCTGGTGGCGGACGCCTACGAAAGTGGCGTCACCGCAGGAGATTTCCTGGCCAGCGCTCTCACAGTGTTGCGGCGGCTGGAGGGTGCCTACACCCTGGTGTTCATGCATGCCGACCATCCGGACATGATCATCGCGGCCCGCCGCTCCACGCCGCTGGTGGTGGGCGTCGGGGAGGGCGAGATGTTTCTCGGTTCCGACGTCGCTGCGTTCATCGAATACACCCGCGACGCTGTGGAACTCGGTCAGGATCAGGTCGTGGTCCTGACCAAGGACACCTATTCCGTGATGAACTTTGACGGCAGCCCGGCAACAGGCACGCCGTTTCGCATCGACTGGGATCTCGCCGCCGCCGAGAAGGGCGGCTACGACTACTTCATGCTCAAGGAGATAGACGAGCAACCGCGCGCGGTGGCTGACACCCTGCTCGGCCATTTTGACGCCGGACGGGTCGTCCTCGACGAAAGCCGGCTGTCCGACCAGGATCTGCGCGATATCGAGAAGGTCTTCGTGGTGGGCTGTGGTAGCGCCCACCACTCCGGTTTGGTGGCCAAATACGCGATCGAGCACTGGGCGCGAATCTCCGTGGAAGTGGAACTGGCCAGCGAATTCCGTTATCGCGACCCGGTTCTGGACCAGTCGACCTTGGTGGTGGCCATCTCCCAGTCCGGGGAGACCGCCGACACCCTGGAAGCGCTTCGACACGCCAAAGAGCAGAAGGCCCGCGTCCTCGCGGTCTGCAATACCAACGGGTCTCAGATCCCGCGGGAAGCGGACGCGGTGCTCTATACCCATGCCGGTCCGGAGATCGGTGTGGCCTCCACCAAGGCATTTCTCGCCCAGGTCACGGCCAATTACCTGGTCGGGCTGGCGCTGGCGCAGGCCAGGGGCACCAGATCCCCGGAGGACATCGCCGCCAGTTTTGCCGACTTGGCTGCGATGCCGTCGCTGATCGAGGAGGTGCTGCAGGATCTGGAGCCGGTTCGGGGGATCGCCCGCCGGCTCGCCGACTCGAAGACGGTGTTGTTCCTGGGCAGGCATGTGGGTTACCCGCTGGCCCTCGAAGGTGCACTGAAACTCAAAGAGCTGGCCTATATGCACGCCGAGGGCTTCGCCGCCGGCGAGCTGAAGCACGGACCCATCGCCTTGATCGACGACGGGGTGCCGGTGATGGTGATCATGCCCTCGCCGAAGGGAAATCCGCTGCTACACCGCAAAATGATGTCCAATATCCGCGAGATCCAGGCGCGTGGCGCGCGTACCGTGGTGATCGCCGAATCCGTCGACGAGGCGGTCCGGCCTTTCGCCGACGATCTGATCGAGATTCCCGTGGCGCCAACGCTCTTCCAGCCACTGCTGTCGGCGGTGCCGCTTCAGATATTCGCCGCCGAAGTCGCCCGGGCGCGCGGTTACGACGTGGACAAACCGCGTAATCTCGCCAAGTCGGTCACCGTCGAGTAG
- a CDS encoding polysaccharide deacetylase family protein, with protein sequence MPTAGTSWRTRLSRVAIQLSFTVLALGILAAPFGIAWYRHILGLQVTEQFSTAAAVLTPQEAALAAALDSELPSQAPPVVLAYHDIRPLDATEADPDPTHNDKHHYVVTPEAFDAQLTALQAAGYISITSDQYVAYLNGGQIPERSVLITFDDGTHGLWTHADKILERHGMHGVAFLITGNVGLNRPYYLSWQEIERMAASGRWDFQSHTRKMHARLPVNAEGDVASEMVHRRWLFEKNRVESLAEFKTKIRADLRGSIQDILDQDLPRPVLFAFPFSEGFRDSETADPEAAAAASDVIDEMFTASMNNAPPQPLPSGARAAAKGMVGRVEVTLDTTVADLLAEVRAHTPVAPEQALPADRTDLWTKDDGYPAPVKATGNEVRLLGTGHWQKTVYGVHATADWASYHGSVTLSGLAVPGVANAAVVSRIGTDEEVFTLVSSDSVRLTVRRGAVDEVVKQLPLKPSDRHTVAFDVSPTATVVVIDGRIRVKAPSGGDPGSYGGIGLTSYRDDPSAPWPAFTDLSLNPGEDYPGVRSGVGVPTSK encoded by the coding sequence GTGCCCACCGCAGGAACTTCCTGGCGCACCCGACTCAGCCGGGTAGCCATCCAGCTGTCTTTCACCGTACTGGCACTGGGGATCCTCGCGGCCCCCTTCGGCATCGCCTGGTATCGGCATATCCTGGGACTTCAAGTCACCGAGCAGTTTTCGACGGCGGCGGCAGTCCTGACGCCGCAGGAAGCGGCCCTAGCCGCAGCCCTCGACTCCGAACTGCCCAGCCAAGCCCCACCGGTGGTGCTTGCCTATCACGACATCCGGCCACTCGACGCCACCGAAGCCGACCCGGATCCCACCCACAACGACAAGCACCACTACGTGGTGACGCCGGAAGCATTCGACGCGCAACTCACTGCCCTGCAGGCAGCGGGCTACATCTCGATCACCTCCGACCAGTACGTCGCTTACCTCAATGGCGGTCAGATTCCCGAACGATCGGTCCTGATCACGTTCGACGACGGCACCCACGGTCTATGGACCCATGCGGACAAGATCCTGGAGCGCCACGGTATGCACGGTGTCGCCTTCTTGATCACCGGTAACGTCGGCCTGAACCGGCCCTACTACCTGTCCTGGCAGGAAATCGAACGGATGGCCGCCTCGGGGCGCTGGGATTTCCAATCCCACACCCGGAAGATGCATGCCAGGCTGCCGGTCAATGCCGAAGGCGATGTCGCCTCTGAGATGGTGCACCGGCGTTGGCTGTTCGAGAAGAACCGGGTGGAGAGCCTCGCCGAATTCAAAACGAAGATCCGCGCCGATCTGCGCGGTTCGATACAGGACATCCTGGATCAGGACTTGCCGCGCCCGGTTCTCTTCGCATTCCCGTTCTCGGAAGGATTCCGGGACAGCGAGACCGCCGACCCGGAAGCGGCCGCTGCAGCTTCCGACGTCATCGACGAGATGTTCACCGCGTCAATGAACAACGCACCGCCCCAGCCTCTCCCGTCGGGTGCACGGGCGGCCGCCAAAGGTATGGTCGGCCGAGTCGAGGTCACCCTCGACACCACTGTGGCCGATCTGCTGGCCGAGGTGCGGGCCCACACACCGGTCGCCCCCGAGCAGGCACTGCCCGCGGACCGAACCGATCTCTGGACCAAGGACGACGGCTATCCCGCACCGGTCAAGGCGACAGGCAACGAGGTCCGTTTGCTCGGTACCGGCCACTGGCAGAAGACCGTCTATGGAGTGCACGCCACTGCCGACTGGGCGTCGTACCACGGCTCGGTCACGTTGAGTGGGCTGGCGGTGCCCGGTGTGGCGAACGCTGCGGTGGTAAGCCGGATCGGGACCGACGAAGAGGTCTTCACCCTGGTCAGTTCGGATTCCGTGCGCCTGACGGTGCGCCGGGGTGCAGTCGACGAAGTGGTCAAGCAACTGCCGTTGAAACCTTCGGACCGCCATACTGTTGCGTTTGACGTGTCACCCACGGCCACTGTGGTCGTCATCGACGGCAGAATCCGAGTGAAGGCGCCGTCGGGCGGCGACCCGGGCAGCTACGGAGGCATCGGGTTGACAAGCTACCGCGACGACCCCTCGGCTCCGTGGCCCGCGTTCACCGACCTGTCGCTAAACCCAGGCGAGGACTACCCGGGTGTCAGGTCCGGTGTCGGCGTGCCGACGTCGAAATGA